In the Marinitoga hydrogenitolerans DSM 16785 genome, TGATACGCTTTTAGCTCCGTTTATAAGATATGATAATTTAAATTATGAACAAGTTAAACAATCAATACAGGAGTTCATATTTAATATGAATGTTCCAACAAGAGTAGGATTTCAATCTCCATTTAGTAATATTACTATGGATTTAACAGTACCTTCAACACATAAAGATAAACATGTTATTATTGGCGGTAAAGAAAAAGAAGAGACGTATAGTGAATTTCAAAAAGAAATGGATATTTTAAATAAAGCGTTTATAGAAGTAATGCTAGAAGGAGATTATGATGGAAGACCATTTTCATTTCCAATTCCGACATATAATATAACAAAAGATTTTAACTGGGATAGCGAAGTTGCAACAATGATTATGATTATGACAATGAAATATGGAACACCGTATTTTGCAAATTATGTTAACTCAGATATGAATCCTGAAGATGCTCGTTCAATGTGTTGCAGATTAAAATTAGATAATAGACAGGTATTAGAACATATGCAACAGCTTTCATTTGGTTTTGTTAATGAAGATAAAAAAGATAATGAAAATACAGAAGTAAAAAGAAGAGGAGGGTTATTTGGTTCTAATCCATTAACAGGTTCTATAGGAGTAGTTACTATTAATATGCCGAGATTAATGTATTTGTCAAATGGCAATAAAAATAAATTTTATAATTTATTAGATGAAGTAATGAACTTAGCAAAAGAGAGTCTGGAAATAAAAAGAATATATGTTGAAGAATGGACAAAACAAGGATTATATCCATATACAAAGGTTTATTTAGATGGCGTTTATAAACTAACAGGTCAATACTGGGCAAATCATTTTTCAACTATTGGGTTTGTTGGAATGCATGAAGGATTATTAAATTTTGGTATTGAAAATGGCATTGCAAGCATAGAAGGTAAAGAGTTTGCTCAGGAAGTAATGGATTACATGCTTGGAAAATTAAATGAATTTAATAAGGAAACTGGAAATTTATATAACTTAGAAGCATCACCAGCAGAAGGAACGACATATAGGTTATCAAGAATTGATAAAAATGAGTTTGGTGAAAATATTAAACAATCTGGTTCTGAGGAAAAACCATATTATACAAATTCTGTTCATCCACCAGTAAATTATTTTGAAGATCCTTTTGACTTATTAGAACATCAAGAAGGATTACAAAACAAATGGACAGGTGGGACAGTTGTGCATATTTTTGTAGGAGAAAAAATTACAGATACAGAAACTTTGAAAGAATTTATCAAATTTAGTTTTGAAAATTATTCTTTACCATATATGAGCATAACACCGACATTTTCTATTTGTCCTGAACATGGATATATAGCAGGAGAACATTTTAAATGTCCGCATTGTGGAAATGATACAGAAGTATATTCGAGGGTTG is a window encoding:
- a CDS encoding ribonucleoside triphosphate reductase, encoding MNLIYDYINNSDWKVRENSNMQYSLQGLNNHIHQEITKQFWLNEVYDKHNKKISEYHNNGFMHIHDLGALSAYCVGWDLEELLRKGFNGVSGKVASGPARHFRTALGQIVNFLYTMQGEAAGAVAFSNFDTLLAPFIRYDNLNYEQVKQSIQEFIFNMNVPTRVGFQSPFSNITMDLTVPSTHKDKHVIIGGKEKEETYSEFQKEMDILNKAFIEVMLEGDYDGRPFSFPIPTYNITKDFNWDSEVATMIMIMTMKYGTPYFANYVNSDMNPEDARSMCCRLKLDNRQVLEHMQQLSFGFVNEDKKDNENTEVKRRGGLFGSNPLTGSIGVVTINMPRLMYLSNGNKNKFYNLLDEVMNLAKESLEIKRIYVEEWTKQGLYPYTKVYLDGVYKLTGQYWANHFSTIGFVGMHEGLLNFGIENGIASIEGKEFAQEVMDYMLGKLNEFNKETGNLYNLEASPAEGTTYRLSRIDKNEFGENIKQSGSEEKPYYTNSVHPPVNYFEDPFDLLEHQEGLQNKWTGGTVVHIFVGEKITDTETLKEFIKFSFENYSLPYMSITPTFSICPEHGYIAGEHFKCPHCGNDTEVYSRVVGYYRPVQNWNDGKQQEYIERIQFRINSEVLRS